In Microbacterium sp. No. 7, the genomic window CGGCCCGATCCGCTACAGGTCCGGGAGGTCGGCGAAGTCGGTGAGGATGCTGGCGAGGTCGCGGTTCGTGCGCCGCGAGGAGCGGCGGAGCGTGTCGTCCTCGACGGTGAGGAGGTGCCGCTCGGCGAGGGCGAGGGCGTCGTCGACGCGGCCCTCGGCGAGCAGCCCGATCAGCTGCTCGTGCTCGTCGATCGATGCGGCCTGGTCGATGTCGCGGCCGTAGACGGTGAGGATGAGCGCCGTGCGTGAGACGACCGCCGTGACGTAGCGCAGCAGCAGCGCGTTGCCGGTGGCGCGGGCGAGCGCGATGTGGAACTCGCCGCCCAGCCGCGCCGAGGCCTTGGCGTTGCGCGCCTCGAGCGCCTGACGCTCGGCGCGCACGTGCGCGCGCAGCGCGTCGTCGGCGTCCGGCGTCCACGCGGCCGCGAGCGCGCGGATCGCGCCGAGCTCCAGCGCCGCCCGCACGGCGAACGCCTCGCGCGCCTCGTCGAGCGTGGGATGCGCGACGCGCGCCGACTTGCCCTTGCCGGTGTCGACGAGGCCGTCGTCGACCAGTCGCGCGAGCACCGTGCGGATGAGCGTGCGGCTCACGCCGAAGTGCGTCGCCAGCGCCTCCTCGCCGAGGCGCGTGTCGGGCTCGAGCGCGCCCTCGATGATGGCCGCGCGCAGCGCGCGGTGCGCGCGCTCGGCGCGCTCGGCAGGACGATCCGGGACGGAGTCGGTATCGGATGCCACGCAGTCACCGTATACCGAAACCTCCCTTCGCCGCGGAAAGGCCGCTTCCGCGCCTCGAAACACACGCGTTACCGCCGAGCAATCTCCGCGTTCTGTATACCGAATAGCTTTCTTTCGTATACCAACGAGAGGACGTCCGTATGCCCACGCTCACCCTGACCGACCAGCAGCGAGAGCTGCTCGACGCCTCGGTCGCCGCGGGAGAGGCGGCCGACGTCGCCGCGCTCGTCCGGCTCGCGCTCGCCGAGAGCACCGCCGGCGTCGTCCGGCGTCCGCTGCCCGTCGAGCGCGGCCGCGCACGCGACTGGCGGCGGCGGGTCGCGTTCGACG contains:
- a CDS encoding GntR family transcriptional regulator gives rise to the protein MASDTDSVPDRPAERAERAHRALRAAIIEGALEPDTRLGEEALATHFGVSRTLIRTVLARLVDDGLVDTGKGKSARVAHPTLDEAREAFAVRAALELGAIRALAAAWTPDADDALRAHVRAERQALEARNAKASARLGGEFHIALARATGNALLLRYVTAVVSRTALILTVYGRDIDQAASIDEHEQLIGLLAEGRVDDALALAERHLLTVEDDTLRRSSRRTNRDLASILTDFADLPDL